A window from Lactiplantibacillus pentosus encodes these proteins:
- the rplM gene encoding 50S ribosomal protein L13: MRTTYMAKPGEIDRKWYVVDATDVPLGRLSTVVASILRGKNKPTFTPNVDTGDNVIVINASKVALTGKKAERKIYYHHTAYAGGLKERTAGDFLAKEPTKLIETSVKGMLPHNSLGHKMGLKLHVYAGAEHTQQAQKPEVLDITNLI, translated from the coding sequence GTGCGTACAACATATATGGCTAAACCAGGTGAAATTGATCGTAAATGGTATGTAGTTGATGCAACCGATGTACCTTTGGGTCGTCTTTCAACTGTCGTCGCATCAATCTTGCGTGGTAAGAACAAACCTACCTTTACCCCTAACGTGGATACTGGTGATAACGTTATCGTTATTAATGCAAGCAAGGTCGCTTTAACTGGGAAGAAAGCAGAACGGAAGATTTATTATCATCATACTGCTTATGCTGGTGGTTTAAAGGAACGGACTGCCGGTGACTTCTTAGCAAAGGAACCTACTAAATTGATTGAAACTTCAGTTAAGGGTATGCTTCCTCACAACTCTTTAGGCCACAAGATGGGCTTGAAGTTGCATGTTTATGCTGGTGCAGAACATACGCAACAAGCGCAAAAGCCTGAAGTTTTGGACATCACTAACTTAATCTAA
- a CDS encoding energy-coupling factor transporter transmembrane component T family protein yields the protein MMNKLIFGRYIPGESVVHHMDPRAKLLLSFYFIGIIFIANNWLTYAVLFAFTLFAIYLSGVKWSFFINGVKPLIWLILFTVILQILFSASGGHVYFKWGIITISQFGLVNGVYIFFRFVLIIFMSTLLTLTTPPLELSDAIEYLLMPLRAVRFPVYEVALMLSIALRFVPTLMDETEKIMNAQRARGVDFGEGNIFQQMRAVVPLLIPLFVSSFNRAEDLATAMEARGYQGGEGRSKYRILKWHARDTWATVSFAVLTVVLVFLRA from the coding sequence ATGATGAATAAATTGATTTTTGGGCGCTACATTCCCGGCGAGTCAGTGGTCCACCACATGGACCCGCGCGCCAAGTTGTTACTGAGTTTTTACTTTATCGGGATCATTTTTATCGCCAATAATTGGCTGACGTACGCGGTGTTGTTTGCCTTTACGCTGTTTGCGATTTATTTGTCAGGTGTCAAATGGTCGTTTTTCATCAATGGGGTTAAACCATTGATTTGGCTGATTTTGTTCACGGTGATTTTGCAGATCCTATTCAGTGCCAGTGGTGGCCACGTTTATTTCAAATGGGGCATTATTACCATTAGTCAGTTTGGACTCGTCAATGGGGTCTACATCTTCTTCCGGTTCGTGCTGATCATTTTTATGTCCACGCTCTTGACGCTAACGACGCCACCGCTGGAATTGTCGGATGCCATCGAGTATCTGCTGATGCCATTGCGGGCAGTCCGGTTTCCGGTCTATGAAGTGGCGCTGATGCTCTCAATTGCGTTACGCTTTGTGCCAACATTGATGGACGAAACCGAGAAAATCATGAATGCCCAACGTGCGCGTGGTGTCGACTTCGGTGAGGGCAATATTTTTCAACAAATGCGTGCCGTCGTGCCACTACTGATTCCACTATTTGTCAGCTCATTCAACCGGGCTGAAGATTTAGCTACGGCCATGGAAGCCCGTGGTTATCAGGGTGGCGAAGGCCGCAGCAAGTATCGAATTCTCAAGTGGCATGCTCGTGACACTTGGGCGACCGTGAGCTTTGCGGTATTAACGGTCGTATTGGTCTTTTTACGAGCCTAA
- a CDS encoding DegV family protein, with product MYQLLTDSTVDLPYQLLQDNDVHFVSMNVTINNQEYVDDLGHHFNLDQFYQQIGNGVMPSTAQINIGQFVEFFKPYVQAGTPILYLGFSSGLSGTFNNAEQAKTMLLQDYPDAKIYLVDSLAACCGEGLMLLDAIDKRNAGMPIDELATWLTANRLYYHQWFTVDDLNYLYHGGRVSRTSATVGSLLQIKPVMDVDPQGHLRPVQKVRSRRRSLSALVKNTLADCRNQDDPRIIVATSDADDAAQTVRDQILAKLPNAEIILANIGPTITSHTGLGCVAVFSFGKTKRQ from the coding sequence ATGTATCAGTTATTAACAGATTCAACCGTTGATTTACCATATCAACTGCTTCAGGACAATGACGTGCACTTTGTGTCCATGAACGTCACCATTAATAACCAGGAATACGTGGATGATCTGGGACACCATTTTAATTTAGACCAGTTCTATCAACAGATCGGTAACGGCGTCATGCCCTCGACCGCCCAAATCAATATCGGCCAGTTTGTCGAATTCTTCAAACCGTACGTCCAAGCTGGAACGCCAATCCTGTACCTCGGCTTTTCATCCGGCTTGAGCGGGACGTTTAACAACGCTGAGCAAGCTAAAACGATGCTCCTACAAGACTACCCGGACGCTAAAATCTATCTGGTCGACTCCTTAGCGGCTTGTTGTGGTGAAGGGTTAATGTTACTCGACGCCATCGACAAACGCAACGCTGGGATGCCAATTGACGAACTTGCAACCTGGCTGACGGCCAACCGTCTGTACTATCATCAGTGGTTCACGGTCGATGATCTCAACTACCTGTACCATGGTGGGCGCGTTTCCCGGACATCGGCCACAGTCGGTTCATTACTACAAATCAAGCCAGTCATGGATGTCGATCCCCAAGGCCATTTGCGCCCAGTTCAAAAAGTGCGTTCACGGCGTCGTTCATTATCAGCCCTCGTGAAAAACACGCTGGCTGATTGTCGTAATCAAGACGACCCGCGCATTATTGTCGCAACTAGCGATGCCGATGATGCAGCACAAACGGTTCGTGACCAGATCCTAGCCAAACTTCCTAACGCCGAAATCATTCTCGCAAACATCGGACCGACCATTACGAGTCACACTGGCCTGGGTTGTGTCGCCGTCTTCTCATTTGGAAAAACTAAACGTCAATAA
- a CDS encoding type IV toxin-antitoxin system AbiEi family antitoxin domain-containing protein, giving the protein MDDLRRLERDFPTFTFKTAREYGLSKDQIRKLSTDGAIEKVDRGIYVFPGYLLDEFSLISQKFSRGILSLVSALIIYDLTDEMPLHYDVTFPQGYHPSSSAITKYHLNARYLSKNRYLLDITTRQTENGGTVNVYSKERTLLDVWESKQLQPYIKNDALQRYLASSPAAAQIRALTELKNNLYPNSTLLKVMEVYQQ; this is encoded by the coding sequence ATGGATGATTTAAGGAGACTTGAACGTGATTTTCCAACATTTACTTTTAAAACTGCGCGAGAATACGGACTATCAAAAGATCAAATTCGGAAGTTATCAACCGATGGGGCTATCGAAAAGGTTGACCGTGGTATTTATGTTTTTCCCGGCTATCTACTTGATGAATTTAGCTTAATCAGTCAAAAATTCTCTCGTGGTATCTTGTCATTAGTTAGTGCCTTGATTATTTATGATTTAACTGATGAAATGCCGCTGCATTATGATGTGACTTTTCCACAAGGCTATCACCCAAGCTCGTCAGCTATCACCAAATACCATCTCAATGCGCGCTACCTTTCAAAGAATCGTTATTTACTTGACATCACAACCCGCCAAACCGAAAATGGCGGTACGGTCAATGTCTATTCTAAAGAGCGAACATTACTCGATGTTTGGGAATCAAAGCAACTCCAACCCTACATCAAAAATGATGCCCTACAAAGATATTTGGCCAGTTCACCTGCTGCAGCACAAATCAGAGCATTAACTGAGCTCAAAAACAACTTATATCCTAACAGTACGTTACTAAAAGTAATGGAGGTTTATCAACAATGA
- a CDS encoding zeta toxin family protein, with protein sequence MDDESLSYAKQHKLEFWEMLVKDSPVNQRQKAIFMAGTPGAGKTEVAEEFAKLGTGLVRLDADWFRQYFPGYTGQNAADFQRGSAWLVDWCFTRLIKKHYSFILDGTFAFSRATMNIQRALDHDYDTTIYFVSQDPVVAWDFTKARAIKAGRVVPKERFINAYDKSQTNVAEAKRLFGDKIELSLILKNYQDDIEDIVEDVENIDLILPTLFSKTELEARLND encoded by the coding sequence ATGGATGATGAATCACTAAGTTATGCCAAACAACACAAACTGGAATTTTGGGAGATGCTCGTTAAAGATAGTCCAGTCAATCAGCGACAAAAAGCGATTTTTATGGCGGGCACACCTGGAGCGGGGAAGACGGAAGTCGCTGAAGAGTTTGCGAAACTTGGCACCGGACTAGTGCGATTGGATGCGGATTGGTTCAGGCAATATTTTCCTGGCTATACTGGTCAGAACGCTGCCGATTTTCAGCGAGGATCAGCCTGGTTAGTGGACTGGTGTTTCACACGCCTGATTAAAAAACACTATTCGTTTATCCTTGATGGGACGTTTGCTTTCTCGCGTGCCACCATGAATATTCAGCGCGCGCTAGATCATGATTACGACACGACCATCTATTTTGTCAGTCAAGATCCAGTGGTTGCCTGGGATTTCACTAAAGCTCGCGCGATTAAAGCCGGCCGGGTTGTCCCTAAAGAGCGGTTCATCAATGCTTATGACAAGTCTCAAACCAATGTCGCGGAAGCCAAGCGCTTGTTTGGCGACAAAATTGAATTATCTTTAATCCTGAAAAATTATCAAGATGATATTGAGGATATCGTGGAAGATGTTGAGAATATTGACCTGATTCTGCCCACCTTGTTTAGCAAAACTGAATTGGAGGCCCGTTTAAATGATTGA
- the rpsI gene encoding 30S ribosomal protein S9 — protein sequence MAQVQYRGTGRRKDSVARVRLVPGTGKIVMNDKSVEDYIPFADIRKELLQPFEVTETTDQYDVLVNVNGGGFHGQAGATRHGIARALLEVDPDFRTPLKRAGLLTRDARMKERKKPGLKKARKASQFSKR from the coding sequence TTGGCTCAAGTACAATATCGCGGCACAGGCCGTCGTAAAGATTCAGTAGCCCGCGTACGCTTAGTACCAGGTACTGGTAAAATTGTTATGAATGACAAATCTGTTGAAGATTACATTCCATTTGCAGATATTCGCAAGGAATTGTTACAACCATTCGAAGTAACTGAAACAACTGATCAATATGATGTTTTAGTTAACGTTAATGGTGGTGGCTTCCATGGTCAAGCCGGCGCAACTCGTCATGGGATCGCTCGTGCTTTGCTCGAAGTTGACCCAGATTTCCGTACTCCTTTGAAGCGCGCGGGTCTCTTAACTCGTGATGCTCGTATGAAGGAACGTAAGAAGCCAGGTTTGAAGAAAGCCCGGAAAGCTTCACAATTCTCAAAACGTTAA
- a CDS encoding nucleotidyl transferase AbiEii/AbiGii toxin family protein, whose amino-acid sequence MTEVDKILPQISKRARELGYNIQHFQKLFFLEHFLKQISESDYGHYFVLKGGFEIQSLVGIENRMTQDLDAIYIGPTLQPNRLKTILNEVFEKSDDYIGFSIKSIVQKQLDDDYPGIRVTLLAKMGKSKINVKLDISKGNHYETIPITLNHKSILNSDESFKIYAIPVEKILADKLSAFLNHGMLNTRAKDLFDVYSLSILYQQDIQQTLLTKEFFKSAAFDHIPTKTVENRVSEINALSNSESLCTSWQQYRRQYDYAKELDYTTVLETLLNLTKKIKD is encoded by the coding sequence ATGACAGAAGTGGATAAAATTTTACCACAAATCAGCAAACGTGCTCGTGAACTAGGCTATAATATTCAACATTTTCAGAAACTATTTTTTCTAGAACATTTTTTAAAGCAGATTTCTGAATCTGATTATGGCCATTACTTTGTGCTTAAAGGTGGATTTGAAATTCAAAGTTTAGTTGGAATTGAAAACAGGATGACTCAGGATTTAGATGCAATCTATATTGGGCCAACTTTACAACCAAATCGATTAAAAACCATCCTCAATGAAGTTTTTGAAAAATCCGATGATTATATCGGCTTTAGCATTAAGTCAATCGTGCAAAAACAACTTGATGATGATTATCCTGGAATTCGGGTTACTTTATTAGCCAAAATGGGTAAAAGCAAAATCAACGTCAAATTAGATATTTCCAAAGGTAACCACTACGAAACAATTCCAATCACGCTTAACCATAAAAGTATTTTAAATAGTGATGAATCATTTAAAATTTATGCCATTCCAGTCGAAAAAATATTAGCGGATAAATTATCTGCGTTTCTAAATCATGGTATGCTAAACACTCGAGCTAAAGATTTATTCGACGTTTACTCATTATCGATACTCTATCAACAGGATATCCAGCAAACACTTCTAACAAAAGAATTTTTCAAGAGTGCTGCATTTGACCACATTCCAACGAAAACCGTTGAGAATCGCGTTTCTGAAATTAATGCCCTATCTAATTCTGAAAGTCTATGCACTTCATGGCAACAATACCGCCGACAATACGACTATGCAAAGGAACTTGACTATACCACAGTACTTGAAACACTTCTCAATCTAACCAAGAAAATTAAAGATTAG
- a CDS encoding energy-coupling factor ABC transporter ATP-binding protein — protein sequence MNPIIDVQHLDYRYPQQAADQLTLHDISFTVMPGEWVAIVGHNGSGKSTLAKNLNGLLAPAAGTIKIDGQVLSEDTVWDIRKEIGMVFQNPDNQFVGATVEDDVAFSLENQGIPRPEMLTRVKTALTQVNMQDFATREPARLSGGQKQRVALAGMIAARPQILILDEATSMLDPRGRQEVLATIREMKANSELTVLSITHDIDEAASANRVLVINDGQLKEEGTPAEIFQHGEALIKMGLDMPYAERLKAALKRQGLQVPTNYLTEKGMADWLWQLRSNK from the coding sequence GTGAATCCGATTATTGACGTTCAACATCTAGATTATCGCTACCCGCAACAGGCAGCGGACCAGTTAACGTTACATGATATTTCATTTACAGTCATGCCGGGTGAGTGGGTCGCCATTGTCGGCCATAACGGTTCAGGTAAGTCGACACTGGCTAAGAACCTGAACGGCTTACTCGCACCAGCAGCGGGTACGATTAAAATCGACGGGCAAGTGTTATCTGAAGACACCGTCTGGGATATTCGTAAAGAAATCGGGATGGTCTTCCAAAACCCGGATAACCAGTTCGTGGGGGCAACGGTGGAAGACGATGTTGCCTTTAGCTTGGAAAATCAAGGGATTCCACGCCCAGAGATGCTGACCCGTGTCAAAACGGCGCTGACTCAAGTCAATATGCAAGACTTCGCGACCCGGGAACCGGCCCGGCTGTCTGGTGGTCAAAAACAACGGGTGGCGCTGGCTGGGATGATTGCGGCGCGACCGCAGATTTTGATTCTGGACGAAGCCACTTCGATGTTGGATCCCCGCGGACGGCAAGAAGTTCTGGCAACGATTCGCGAGATGAAGGCCAATTCGGAATTGACCGTGCTATCAATCACGCATGATATTGACGAGGCGGCGAGTGCCAATCGCGTGCTGGTTATCAATGACGGCCAATTGAAGGAAGAAGGCACGCCCGCTGAAATCTTCCAACACGGTGAAGCATTGATCAAAATGGGACTCGATATGCCGTACGCGGAACGGCTGAAAGCGGCATTGAAACGGCAAGGCTTACAAGTGCCCACCAATTATTTAACAGAGAAAGGAATGGCGGACTGGTTATGGCAATTACGTTCAAACAAGTAG
- a CDS encoding Ldh family oxidoreductase produces MRISAEAERQFLEAVFKAQQFSAKDGALLADTLVDADLRGISSHGIQRLAWYTRMIQDHTLEPAHQPKILNETPTSLLIDANQSMGQIASAFAMNKLIEKTKKLGVSLAVIRNSNHFGTAGYYSRMACKAGLIGISTTNTRPLVVPTNATEAFLGSNALAFTFPADPHPFVFDGATAVVSSGKIQVLAKKGAQIPGDWAVDEHRNVLHDAQTVEDNLAKIAFSEDRPGGGVLTLGGPDEVNSNYKGFGNSLIIELLTGILAQGSLSADTNTGKHDFSQFFMTIDPALFGDPDVLKANVTTMFDRIRHLKHLPGTKIMIPGDREYRHYDENLVQGVSIDPQTLTEMQQVGAQFGVAVPAELKASLND; encoded by the coding sequence ATGCGAATTAGTGCGGAAGCAGAACGACAATTTTTGGAAGCGGTGTTTAAAGCGCAACAGTTTAGTGCTAAGGATGGGGCGTTACTAGCTGACACCTTAGTGGACGCGGACTTACGGGGGATTTCCTCACATGGGATTCAACGCTTGGCTTGGTATACGCGGATGATTCAGGACCACACGTTGGAACCGGCACACCAACCGAAAATTTTGAACGAAACCCCGACCAGCCTGCTGATTGACGCCAATCAGAGCATGGGACAGATTGCCTCCGCTTTTGCGATGAACAAATTGATTGAAAAAACGAAGAAGCTGGGCGTCTCCTTAGCCGTCATTCGCAATTCAAACCATTTTGGTACTGCGGGATATTACTCGCGGATGGCTTGCAAAGCTGGCTTGATCGGGATTTCGACGACCAATACACGTCCATTAGTGGTACCGACGAACGCGACAGAAGCCTTTTTAGGCTCAAACGCCCTAGCATTTACTTTCCCGGCCGACCCACATCCGTTCGTTTTCGATGGGGCTACGGCGGTCGTGTCTAGTGGGAAGATTCAAGTGCTCGCTAAAAAGGGTGCACAAATTCCCGGTGATTGGGCGGTTGATGAGCACCGCAACGTCTTACACGACGCGCAGACGGTCGAGGATAATTTAGCCAAGATTGCCTTTTCGGAAGACCGTCCTGGTGGGGGTGTCCTGACACTGGGTGGTCCAGATGAGGTCAATTCCAACTACAAGGGCTTCGGTAATTCGTTGATCATTGAGTTACTGACCGGTATCCTAGCGCAGGGGTCGTTATCAGCGGACACGAATACGGGTAAACATGATTTCAGTCAGTTCTTCATGACGATCGACCCGGCACTGTTTGGTGACCCTGACGTGTTAAAGGCCAACGTAACGACCATGTTTGACCGGATTCGGCATTTGAAACACTTGCCAGGAACGAAAATCATGATTCCAGGTGACCGCGAATACCGGCATTATGATGAAAACCTGGTTCAAGGAGTCAGCATCGATCCCCAGACATTGACGGAAATGCAGCAAGTTGGTGCGCAATTTGGCGTGGCGGTTCCTGCTGAATTGAAGGCGTCCTTGAACGACTAA
- a CDS encoding energy-coupling factor ABC transporter ATP-binding protein produces MAITFKQVDFTYQPGTPFETKALSDINVTIPTGSYTALIGHTGSGKSTLLQHLNALLKPTSGTVTIGERVITPTTSNKDLKRLRQHVGIVFQFPESQLFEETVEKDIAFGPQNFGVSEADALKTAAEMLDLVGLDESLLSRSPFDLSGGQMRRVAIAGVLAMQPQVLVLDEPTAGLDPQGRLDMMEMFAKLRHERDLTVVLVTHQMDDVANYADNVIVMDQGKIVKTGTPRDIFKDPEWLTAHQLGLPKTTAFARTLQAQGWQFDTLPLTEDELARDLMQQLPPAALAKGVATHDE; encoded by the coding sequence ATGGCAATTACGTTCAAACAAGTAGATTTTACTTACCAACCGGGTACGCCGTTCGAAACTAAGGCGCTAAGTGACATCAACGTGACGATTCCCACCGGTTCGTATACGGCGCTGATTGGGCATACCGGTAGCGGCAAGTCGACCTTGCTGCAACATTTGAATGCCTTACTGAAACCCACTAGTGGGACCGTGACGATTGGTGAACGAGTGATTACACCAACTACCAGCAACAAGGATTTGAAGCGACTTCGGCAACACGTGGGCATCGTTTTTCAATTTCCAGAAAGTCAGCTGTTTGAAGAGACGGTTGAAAAAGACATTGCCTTTGGCCCCCAGAACTTTGGCGTCAGTGAGGCAGATGCCTTGAAAACCGCCGCTGAAATGCTGGATTTGGTTGGCTTAGATGAATCACTATTGTCGCGGTCACCTTTTGACCTGTCAGGTGGCCAAATGCGACGGGTCGCGATTGCTGGTGTTTTAGCGATGCAGCCCCAAGTGCTGGTGCTCGATGAACCGACTGCCGGTTTGGACCCCCAAGGACGCTTGGATATGATGGAAATGTTTGCCAAACTGCGCCATGAGCGGGATTTGACGGTCGTATTGGTCACCCATCAGATGGACGACGTTGCTAATTACGCGGATAACGTCATCGTCATGGACCAGGGAAAAATCGTGAAGACCGGCACGCCACGGGATATTTTTAAAGACCCCGAATGGCTGACGGCTCATCAATTAGGATTACCGAAGACGACTGCCTTTGCCCGGACTTTGCAAGCACAAGGCTGGCAGTTTGATACGCTGCCACTGACGGAGGATGAATTGGCGCGCGATTTGATGCAACAATTACCACCGGCCGCCTTAGCGAAGGGGGTGGCGACCCATGATGAATAA
- a CDS encoding FAD:protein FMN transferase has product MKLKKWIQIGLIAVLILPLSACGITSSKQKNASSRPKPTKVIKTPIEDTQFMMGTVVTLRIYNKGKDKVLDGAFKLLKSEAKKITVNQKGSEIDKINAAAGKHPVTVSKDIYPMIKAAYYYSENSDESFDLAIGPITSLWHIGFSDAKVPTKQEIATNVKLVDYRQVKLNDKKRTVYLKKKGMQLDLGGIAKGYMTDQVKTYLLDHGVSTAIIDLGGNIYVLGDSPKGTKSGNWTVGIQDPKASRGTAIGSLPAKNMSIVTSGIYERYLKKNGKVYSHLMDPQTGAPYQNNLMGVSIISKKSVDGDALSTATFDKGLRSGMKYINSKADQGIGAIFITKDKKVYVSDNLKKKFTLFGDDGYKFGPTSDLK; this is encoded by the coding sequence ATGAAGCTAAAAAAATGGATTCAAATTGGGTTAATTGCGGTACTGATTTTACCGCTGTCTGCTTGTGGAATCACTTCCAGTAAACAAAAAAACGCTAGCAGTCGGCCGAAGCCAACCAAGGTGATCAAGACACCGATCGAAGATACCCAGTTCATGATGGGGACCGTGGTGACGCTACGGATTTATAATAAAGGGAAAGACAAGGTTTTGGACGGTGCTTTTAAGTTGCTGAAATCTGAAGCTAAAAAGATTACGGTCAATCAAAAAGGGTCCGAAATCGACAAAATCAACGCGGCTGCTGGTAAGCACCCGGTCACCGTTAGCAAGGACATCTATCCGATGATCAAAGCAGCCTATTACTACAGTGAAAATTCGGATGAATCCTTTGATTTAGCCATTGGACCAATCACGTCGCTCTGGCACATCGGTTTTTCGGATGCGAAGGTGCCGACGAAACAAGAAATTGCGACCAACGTCAAACTGGTCGACTATCGCCAAGTTAAATTGAACGATAAAAAACGGACGGTTTACCTGAAGAAAAAGGGGATGCAGCTTGACTTGGGCGGCATTGCGAAAGGCTACATGACTGATCAAGTGAAGACTTACTTGCTGGACCACGGCGTTTCTACGGCTATTATTGACCTTGGGGGTAATATTTATGTCTTAGGTGACAGTCCAAAGGGCACTAAGTCTGGCAATTGGACGGTCGGCATTCAAGACCCGAAAGCATCACGGGGCACGGCGATTGGCTCGTTACCGGCTAAGAATATGTCGATCGTGACTTCCGGTATTTACGAGCGTTACCTGAAAAAGAATGGTAAAGTTTACAGCCATTTGATGGATCCGCAAACCGGTGCGCCTTATCAGAATAACTTGATGGGTGTCTCGATCATTTCGAAAAAGTCAGTTGATGGCGATGCGCTGTCGACGGCCACGTTTGATAAAGGCTTGCGCAGCGGCATGAAGTACATCAATAGTAAAGCAGACCAAGGAATCGGCGCTATTTTTATTACCAAGGACAAGAAGGTGTACGTTTCTGATAATCTGAAGAAGAAATTCACGCTATTTGGCGATGACGGCTATAAATTTGGCCCGACGAGTGATTTAAAGTAG
- the truA gene encoding tRNA pseudouridine(38-40) synthase TruA: MTTRYKVVLAYDGTNFAGFQRQPHQRTVEQVLTKAVNKMAKDPAEPIVIYGAGRTDAGVHAFGQTLHFDLPYEIKPEGVRRGLNSMLPTDMIIKAVSIVAPDFHARYDTVGKRYWYRAYQNEFVDPFKRHYTGHFKFHADIERIQQAIGDLEGRHDFSTFVASGSQAHDHVREIYSAKAWALPDEDEIQFEFCGSGFLYNQVRIMVAVLMEIGQGRRAVDCIPALLATKDREQARGTAPAAGLYMKKVYYEQNELQADLIKY, translated from the coding sequence GTGACGACGCGTTATAAAGTTGTTTTAGCGTATGACGGAACTAATTTTGCAGGATTTCAACGCCAACCACACCAACGGACGGTCGAACAAGTTCTGACGAAGGCGGTCAATAAAATGGCGAAGGACCCGGCCGAACCGATTGTGATCTATGGTGCTGGGCGGACGGATGCCGGCGTACACGCCTTTGGCCAAACGCTACATTTTGACTTGCCATATGAAATCAAGCCAGAGGGGGTCCGACGGGGATTAAACAGTATGCTGCCCACGGACATGATTATCAAGGCCGTGTCAATCGTGGCGCCGGACTTTCATGCGCGCTACGATACCGTTGGCAAGCGCTACTGGTATCGGGCCTACCAGAATGAATTTGTCGACCCGTTTAAACGCCACTATACGGGACACTTCAAATTCCATGCCGACATTGAGCGGATTCAACAGGCGATTGGTGATCTAGAAGGACGCCATGATTTTTCGACCTTCGTGGCATCCGGGTCGCAAGCACATGACCACGTACGAGAGATTTATTCTGCCAAAGCGTGGGCGCTACCGGATGAAGATGAGATTCAATTCGAATTTTGTGGCAGCGGCTTTTTATATAACCAGGTGCGTATCATGGTGGCCGTCCTGATGGAAATCGGGCAAGGCCGCCGCGCAGTCGACTGTATTCCAGCCTTGCTAGCGACTAAGGATCGTGAACAGGCCCGCGGAACGGCACCAGCGGCTGGACTTTATATGAAAAAAGTGTATTATGAACAAAATGAATTACAAGCAGATTTGATTAAGTATTGA